A region of the Roseobacter denitrificans OCh 114 genome:
TGAGAGAAGCCCCGGTCTTGATACAGATCAAAGACGGCAAAGTACTGGTTTTCTAGGCTGCTACGATGACATGTGCTTTGCAAAAGATGGGCGGCGAAACGGCGCTGCAGATGCTGGTCGAACGTTTCTACGACATCATGGAAACCGATCCGGAGGTTCACGAATTGCACCGGCTGCATTTTCGCGGACATGGGCTGTCGCATACGCGGCAAGCTCAGTTTGAATTCATGTCGGGCTTTCTTGGCGGGCGTGCCTATTATCGCGAGCGTTTTGGCCACATGAACCTGCGTGAGATTCACGATCATGTGCCCATCCGGACCGAAGACGCGGAACTTTGGCTGGAAACATTCGACCGCGCCCTTGCCGATGTGAATCTGGCCGGGGAGGACGTCGACAAGATGCGCGCGACCCTGCGGCGTGCGGCTCATATGCTGGTCAATGATCTGCCGGACTGG
Encoded here:
- a CDS encoding group II truncated hemoglobin — protein: MTCALQKMGGETALQMLVERFYDIMETDPEVHELHRLHFRGHGLSHTRQAQFEFMSGFLGGRAYYRERFGHMNLREIHDHVPIRTEDAELWLETFDRALADVNLAGEDVDKMRATLRRAAHMLVNDLPDWRKGEGAGEGAEVLRDHGALRRA